One region of Callithrix jacchus isolate 240 chromosome 16, calJac240_pri, whole genome shotgun sequence genomic DNA includes:
- the WDR97 gene encoding WD repeat-containing protein 97 isoform X9, translating into MESEVWEASNFSEGHSLVLDSDLYDADGCDVPDPGLLTENNELTFTEPPQVLPFVTSSRRRPSLTPRPRARQLWLLLRSSLHEVVEKEKRAELRVARLTHGLEPLRRLEVAAGLRSVAQDPEGGRFVVLDGAGRLHLHKEDGWAQETLPAPIGLTGLVTVLGPLGSVGRFVGWGPAGLAILRPNFSLLWLSEQGVGRARGWAPSCCLPVPDLRLLLVAEMDSSLALWQFRSGGRRLVLRGAPLHPPLSPTARLMRLAVGPTPPHNVLRCFAAYGSAILTFDLHAWALVDVRRDLHKTTISDLAYCEEVLAMVTASRDSTVKVWEADWQIRMVFVGHAGPVTAVAVLLNTTLVLSASEDGTLRTWDLQAAAQVAPALSAPAQPSLPTRIVCACTDGSVYLLSAATGHIVSALLLEPEDCAAAVAYCLPREVLWLLTKAGHLVRANAARCPMSVLHRLCPPPPPAPQPCCLHLYSHLRDLGGAFSSWEVVRQHLKDLRHSAVAAAWKNKNRYLPVVGHTDGTLSVLEWLSLKTFFQTEAHSPGPVTAIASTWNSIVSSGGDLTVKMWRVFPYAEESLSLLRTFSCCYPAVALCALGRRITVGFEDPDSATYGLVQFGLGDSLRLDHRPQDDPTDHITGLCCCPRLKLYACSSLDCTVRIWTAENSLLRLLQLNGAPQALAFRSSNGDLVLALGSRLCLVSHRLYLPTSYLIEKMCWKAPDVVDDPPLPLTSQESLTSTQLQRLTNLYGSASLSETLSLIHRWKATSLRPVLKEDLDDLVARDQDLQQLRLGLVVPAARPPPSWQQCQEAFDNYLRLIYGSGLLGMQFRRESQQWSTGTLTVERETWDMCALPQAAPCLGQAEVSTAVQTVPTALSPQDLRALCQHFSRPPQVTVPILPTHQRVHSKASQIPLLPKRRPQESLSNLRGFFPATVQPHKYYPRPICFPGCVPNSVVLQQMWLPAEVSGLRSLTQLASQRKLKSGASQDDLWLWRPRPSQAQWQRKLLQWLGDKPREEEEKEEEEEEKEELDWALDSLSLHSNQQLNSWELEDQSSVHWTLEPRWRTCEAARTHLHPWHHHGHVLFDEHYGHLPKFLRFFIYQTWFKKLFPIFSLQVYPEAGTVEGLASMLVALLKETMWVDRVHILQVLLRLLPDMSSDLHGQLQGLLIHLLNLDQPPSLQDQTQKTFVMLALQLLLACSLESQDVVLELMSYFLYSPVHCRPELKKLLHGLGLQDPEGFLFEEMMTWAQDPSLDSKAALRTRCCQKLEDMIQQLQETPSQASVVSGAPRRASVTPLGTSWSPSSISRRLSEVSEVPLVVVSPVELHSLAPELQANRTLASVHSWGTRRMLSEMLQSFCPKSKAYLRPAGPAELPGEPLPLEETDWSHSQLLDLGAIDALNYFCEQLRVQPWSAIRKEAAHLYPPGLDSVVAAPNTVVVVPDTVVPPPQEHWYHPILRLQEAKEQRSARSTIGLRGPMPSRLCASRTLDGPIRMLKLPLPRVELQPFSPDWPTPARPLPPRLLQPALQRYFLPENADPDTYS; encoded by the exons ATGGAGTCAGAGGTGTGGGAGGCAAGCAACTTCTCAGAAGGCCACAGCCTAGTTCTGGATTCAGACCTGTATGATGCGGACGGCTGTGATGTCCCAGACCCCGGGCTGCTCACGGAAAATAACG AGTTGACTTTCACGGAGCCGCCGCAGGTGCTGCCATTTGTGACCAGCAGCCGGCGGCGGCCAAGCCTGACTCCACGCCCCCGTGCCCGCCAGCTGTGGCTGCTCTTGCGCAGCAGCCTCCACGAGGTTGTGGAAAAG GAGAAGAGAGCCGAGCTGCGCGTGGCGCGTTTGACACATGGGCTGGAGCCACTGCGCCGCCTGGAGGTGGCAGCCGGGCTCCGCTCCGTGGCGCAGGACCCTGAAGGCGGACGCTTTGTAGTGCTGGACGGCGCGGGCCGCCTGCACCTGCACAAGGAAGATGGCTGGGCACAGGAGACGCTGCCGGCGCCCATCGGGCTTACAGGGCTGGTGACGGTGCTGGGCCCGTTGGGCTCCGTGGGCCGTTTTGTAGGTTGGGGCCCCGCAGGGCTGGCCATTCTGAGACCCAACTTCAGCCTGCTGTGGCTGAGCGAGCAGGGGGTGGGCAGGGCGCGGGGTTGGGCGCCCTCCTGCTGTCTGCCAGTGCCTGACCTCAGGCTGCTGCTTGTGGCGGAGATGGACAGCAGCCTGGCGCTCTGGCAGTTCCGCTCAGGTGGTCGCCGCTTGGTGCTGCGAGGGGCACCACTGCATCCGCCCCTGAGCCCAACTGCCAGGCTCATGCGTCTGGCTGTGGGGCCGACTCCTCCCCACAACGTTCTGCGCTGCTTCGCGGCCTATGGCTCGGCCATACTCACTTTCGATCTGCATGCCTGGGCTCTTGTAGATGTGCGCCGGGATTTGCACAAAAC CACCATCTCGGACCTGGCTTACTGCGAGGAGGTATTGGCAATGGTGACAGCTTCGCGGGACAGCACCGTGAAGGTGTGGGAAGCTGACTGGCAGATCCGGATGGTGTTCGTGGGCCACGCAG GCCCGGTGACGGCTGTGGCTGTGCTTCTGAACACGACCCTGGTGTTGTCGGCCTCGGAGGATGGAACGCTGCGCACCTGGGACTTGCAGGCGGCGGCGCAG GTGGCGCCCGCGCTGTCGGCACCCGCACAGCCATCGCTGCCTACGCGCATAGTGTGCGCCTGCACCGACGGCTCGGTCTACCTCCTGTCGGCTGCCACCGGACACATAGTAAGCGCACTGCTGCTGGAACCGGAGGACTGTGCGGCCGCCGTGGCCTATTGCCTGCCGCGTGAGGTGCTGTGGCTGCTGACCAAGGCCGGGCACCTGGTCCGCGCCAACGCGGCACGCTGCCCCATGTCTGTGCTCCACCGCTTGTGCCCGCCGCCGCCCCCTGCGCCGCAGCCTTGCTGTCTGCACCTGTACAGCCACCTCAGGGACCTCGGAGGCGCCTTCTCCTCCTGGGAGGTTGTGCGCCAGCACCTGAAGGATTTGCGCCACAGCGCTGTGGCTGCCGCCTGGAAGAATAAGAACCG GTATCTGCCCGTGGTGGGGCACACGGACGGCACACTGTCGGTGCTGGAGTGGCTCTCATTGAAGACTTTCTTCCAAACGGAGGCGCACAGCCCGGGCCCCGTCACCGCCATCGCATCTACGTGGAACAGCATCGTGTCCTCGG GTGGGGACCTGACGGTAAAGATGTGGCGCGTTTTTCCCTACGCGGAGGAGAGCCTGAGCCTGCTGCGCACCTTCTCCTGCTGCTACCCAGCCGTGGCGCTCTGTGCGCTAGGCAGACGCATCACCGTGGGCTTCGAGGACCCAGACAGCGCTACCTACGGCCTGGTGCAGttcggcctgggtgacagcctgCGATTAGACCACCGACCCCAGGACGACCCCACGGACCACATCACCG GCCTGTGCTGCTGCCCAAGGCTCAAGCTGTATGcgtgctccagcctggactgCACCGTTCGCATCTGGACCGCTGAGAACAGCCTCCTGCG GCTCTTGCAGCTGAATGGTGCTCCTCAGGCCCTGGCTTTCCGCAGCAGCAATGGAGACCTGGTACTGGCACTGGGCTCccgcctctgcctggtgtcccataGGCTCTACCTGCCTACATCCTACCTGATTGAG AAGATGTGCTGGAAGGCCCCGGACGTAGTGGACGACCCTCCCCTGCCACTAACGAGCCAGGAGTCACTGACCTCCACCCAGCTGCAAAGGCTCACCAACCTCTATGGATCAGCCAGTCTCAG tgagaccttgtctctcatcCATCGTTGGAAGGCAACATCTCTGCGCCCGGTGCTGAAGGAG GACTTGGATGACCTAGTGGCCCGGGACCAAGACCTTCAGCAGTTGAGACTGGGGCTGGTGGTCCCAGCAGCCCGGCCCCCACCCTCCTGGCAGCAGTGCCAGGAAGCCTTTGACAATTACCTACGTCTGATCTACGGCTCTGGCCTGCTG GGCATGCAGTTCAGAAGGGAGTCCCAGCAGTGGAGCACCGGGACCCTCACAGTGGAGAGAGAGACCTGGGATATGTGTGCCCTACCCCAAGCTGCCCCCTGTCTTGGGCAGGCTGAGGTCAGCACTGCAGTCCAAACAGTGCCAACAGCCCTGTCCCCACAGGACCTGAGGGCCCTGTGCCAGCACTTCTCCCGGCCTCCCCAAGTCACAGTGCCTATCCTACCCACCCACCAGAGGGTGCACAGCAAGGCATCCCAG ATCCCACTGTTGCCAAAGAGACGTCCCCAGGAATCGCTCTCTAACCTCAGGGGCTTCTTTCCTGCCACCGTGCAGCCCCACAAG TACTACCCGAGGCCCATCTGCTTCCCCGGCTGCGTGCCCAACTCTGTGGTGCTGCAGCAGATGTGGCTGCCTGCGGAGGTCAGCGGCCTCAGATCCCTGACTCAGCTCGCCTCCCAGAGAAAGCTCAAG TCAGGAGCAAGCCAGGATGACCTGTGGCTGTGGCGCCCCAGGCCGTCCCAAGCCCAGTGGCAGAGGAAGCTGCTCCAGTGGCTGGGGGATAAGcctagggaggaggaggagaaagaggaggaagaggaggagaaggaggagctggACTGGGCCTTGGATTCCCTGAGCCTGCACTCCAACCAGCAGCTGAATTCCTGGGAACTAGAGGATCAG AGCTCTGTGCACTGGACCCTGGAGCCCCGGTGGCGCACCTGTGAGGCTGCCAGAACCCACCTTCATCCCTGGCACCATCATGGGCATGTGCTCTTCGATGAGCATTATGGGCATCTGCCCAAATTTCTGCGTTTCTTCATCTACCAGACCTGGTTCAAAAAGTTATTCCCCATCTTCAGCCTGCAG GTGTATCCGGAGGCGGGCACAGTGGAGGGCCTGGCCTCGATGTTGGTGGCCCTGCTGAAGGAGACCATGTGGGTGGACCGTGTACACATCCTCCAGGTGCTCCTGAGACTGCTGCCCGACATGAGCAGCGATCTCCACGGCCAGCTGCAGGGCCTGCTCATACACTTGCTCAACCTGGACCAGCCCCCCAGCCTCCAG GACCAGACGCAGAAGACGTTCGTGATGCTGGCGCTGCAACTGCTCCTGGCCTGCTCCCTGGAGTCCCAGGACGTGGTGCTGGAGCTCATGTCCTACTTCCTCTACTCCCCGGTGCACTGCCG GCCAGAGCTCAAGAAGCTGCTGCATGGGCTGGGCCTTCAGGACCCGGAAGGCTTCCTGTTCGAGGAGATGATGACCTGGGCCCAGGACCCCAGCCTGGACTCCAAGGCCGCCCTGCGCACTCGCTGCTGCCAGAAACTGGAGGACATGATCCAGCAGCTTCAG GAGACCCCATCGCAGGCTTCAGTGGTCTCTGGGGCACCCAGGCGTGCTTCTGTGACACCCTTGGGCACCTCCTGGTCACCCTCAAGCATCTCCAGGAGGCTCTCAGAGGTCTCAGAGGTGCCCTTGGTGGTGGTTTCACCTGTGGAGCTGCACTCGTTAGCCCCAGAGCTCCAGGCCAATCGGACGCTGGCATCGGTGCACAGCTGGGGGACCCGCCGCATGCTCTCGGAGATGCTGCAGAGCTTCTGCCCAAAGTCCAAGGCATACCTGCGCCCTGCTGGAcctgctgagctgcctggagagCCACTGCCTCTGGAGGAGACTGACTGGTCGCACTCGCAGCTGCTGGACTTGGGTGCCATTGATGCGCTCAACTACTTCTGCGAGCAACTGCGGGTGCAGCCGTGGAGTGCCATCCGGAAAGAGGCAGCACACTTGTACCCGCCAGGGCTGGACTCAGTGGTGGCGGCACCCAATacggtggtggtggtgcctgACACGGTGGTGCCACCACCCCAGGAGCACTG GTACCACCCTATCCTCCGGCTGCAGGAAGCCAAGGAGCAGAGGTCTGCGAGGTCCACTATAGGACTGAGGG GCCCGATGCCATCCCGGCTCTGTGCCAGCCGCACCCTGGACGGCCCCATCCGGATGCTGAAGCTGCCACTGCCGCGTGTGGAGCTGCAGCCTTTTTCCCCTGACTGGCCCACGCCTGCCCGCCCGCTGCCCCCGAGGCTCCTGCAGCCTGCCCTGCAGCGCTACTTTCTGCCAGAAAATGCAGACCCTGACACCTACAGCTGA
- the WDR97 gene encoding WD repeat-containing protein 97 isoform X8 produces the protein MESEVWEASNFSEGHSLVLDSDLYDADGCDVPDPGLLTENNELTFTEPPQVLPFVTSSRRRPSLTPRPRARQLWLLLRSSLHEVVEKEKRAELRVARLTHGLEPLRRLEVAAGLRSVAQDPEGGRFVVLDGAGRLHLHKEDGWAQETLPAPIGLTGLVTVLGPLGSVGRFVGWGPAGLAILRPNFSLLWLSEQGVGRARGWAPSCCLPVPDLRLLLVAEMDSSLALWQFRSGGRRLVLRGAPLHPPLSPTARLMRLAVGPTPPHNVLRCFAAYGSAILTFDLHAWALVDVRRDLHKTTISDLAYCEEVLAMVTASRDSTVKVWEADWQIRMVFVGHAGPVTAVAVLLNTTLVLSASEDGTLRTWDLQAAAQVAPALSAPAQPSLPTRIVCACTDGSVYLLSAATGHIVSALLLEPEDCAAAVAYCLPREVLWLLTKAGHLVRANAARCPMSVLHRLCPPPPPAPQPCCLHLYSHLRDLGGAFSSWEVVRQHLKDLRHSAVAAAWKNKNRYLPVVGHTDGTLSVLEWLSLKTFFQTEAHSPGPVTAIASTWNSIVSSGGDLTVKMWRVFPYAEESLSLLRTFSCCYPAVALCALGRRITVGFEDPDSATYGLVQFGLGDSLRLDHRPQDDPTDHITGLCCCPRLKLYACSSLDCTVRIWTAENSLLRLLQLNGAPQALAFRSSNGDLVLALGSRLCLVSHRLYLPTSYLIEKMCWKAPDVVDDPPLPLTSQESLTSTQLQRLTNLYGSASLSETLSLIHRWKATSLRPVLKEDLDDLVARDQDLQQLRLGLVVPAARPPPSWQQCQEAFDNYLRLIYGSGLLGMQFRRESQQWSTGTLTVERETWDMCALPQAAPCLGQAEVSTAVQTVPTALSPQDLRALCQHFSRPPQVTVPILPTHQRVHSKASQIPLLPKRRPQESLSNLRGFFPATVQPHKYYPRPICFPGCVPNSVVLQQMWLPAEVSGLRSLTQLASQRKLKSGASQDDLWLWRPRPSQAQWQRKLLQWLGDKPREEEEKEEEEEEKEELDWALDSLSLHSNQQLNSWELEDQSSVHWTLEPRWRTCEAARTHLHPWHHHGHVLFDEHYGHLPKFLRFFIYQTWFKKLFPIFSLQVYPEAGTVEGLASMLVALLKETMWVDRVHILQVLLRLLPDMSSDLHGQLQGLLIHLLNLDQPPSLQVCPSSCPSLPLRPLALTNHVPCRPQDQTQKTFVMLALQLLLACSLESQDVVLELMSYFLYSPVHCRPELKKLLHGLGLQDPEGFLFEEMMTWAQDPSLDSKAALRTRCCQKLEDMIQQLQETPSQASVVSGAPRRASVTPLGTSWSPSSISRRLSEVSEVPLVVVSPVELHSLAPELQANRTLASVHSWGTRRMLSEMLQSFCPKSKAYLRPAGPAELPGEPLPLEETDWSHSQLLDLGAIDALNYFCEQLRVQPWSAIRKEAAHLYPPGLDSVVAAPNTVVVVPDTVVPPPQEHWYHPILRLQEAKEQRSARSTIGLRGPMPSRLCASRTLDGPIRMLKLPLPRVELQPFSPDWPTPARPLPPRLLQPALQRYFLPENADPDTYS, from the exons ATGGAGTCAGAGGTGTGGGAGGCAAGCAACTTCTCAGAAGGCCACAGCCTAGTTCTGGATTCAGACCTGTATGATGCGGACGGCTGTGATGTCCCAGACCCCGGGCTGCTCACGGAAAATAACG AGTTGACTTTCACGGAGCCGCCGCAGGTGCTGCCATTTGTGACCAGCAGCCGGCGGCGGCCAAGCCTGACTCCACGCCCCCGTGCCCGCCAGCTGTGGCTGCTCTTGCGCAGCAGCCTCCACGAGGTTGTGGAAAAG GAGAAGAGAGCCGAGCTGCGCGTGGCGCGTTTGACACATGGGCTGGAGCCACTGCGCCGCCTGGAGGTGGCAGCCGGGCTCCGCTCCGTGGCGCAGGACCCTGAAGGCGGACGCTTTGTAGTGCTGGACGGCGCGGGCCGCCTGCACCTGCACAAGGAAGATGGCTGGGCACAGGAGACGCTGCCGGCGCCCATCGGGCTTACAGGGCTGGTGACGGTGCTGGGCCCGTTGGGCTCCGTGGGCCGTTTTGTAGGTTGGGGCCCCGCAGGGCTGGCCATTCTGAGACCCAACTTCAGCCTGCTGTGGCTGAGCGAGCAGGGGGTGGGCAGGGCGCGGGGTTGGGCGCCCTCCTGCTGTCTGCCAGTGCCTGACCTCAGGCTGCTGCTTGTGGCGGAGATGGACAGCAGCCTGGCGCTCTGGCAGTTCCGCTCAGGTGGTCGCCGCTTGGTGCTGCGAGGGGCACCACTGCATCCGCCCCTGAGCCCAACTGCCAGGCTCATGCGTCTGGCTGTGGGGCCGACTCCTCCCCACAACGTTCTGCGCTGCTTCGCGGCCTATGGCTCGGCCATACTCACTTTCGATCTGCATGCCTGGGCTCTTGTAGATGTGCGCCGGGATTTGCACAAAAC CACCATCTCGGACCTGGCTTACTGCGAGGAGGTATTGGCAATGGTGACAGCTTCGCGGGACAGCACCGTGAAGGTGTGGGAAGCTGACTGGCAGATCCGGATGGTGTTCGTGGGCCACGCAG GCCCGGTGACGGCTGTGGCTGTGCTTCTGAACACGACCCTGGTGTTGTCGGCCTCGGAGGATGGAACGCTGCGCACCTGGGACTTGCAGGCGGCGGCGCAG GTGGCGCCCGCGCTGTCGGCACCCGCACAGCCATCGCTGCCTACGCGCATAGTGTGCGCCTGCACCGACGGCTCGGTCTACCTCCTGTCGGCTGCCACCGGACACATAGTAAGCGCACTGCTGCTGGAACCGGAGGACTGTGCGGCCGCCGTGGCCTATTGCCTGCCGCGTGAGGTGCTGTGGCTGCTGACCAAGGCCGGGCACCTGGTCCGCGCCAACGCGGCACGCTGCCCCATGTCTGTGCTCCACCGCTTGTGCCCGCCGCCGCCCCCTGCGCCGCAGCCTTGCTGTCTGCACCTGTACAGCCACCTCAGGGACCTCGGAGGCGCCTTCTCCTCCTGGGAGGTTGTGCGCCAGCACCTGAAGGATTTGCGCCACAGCGCTGTGGCTGCCGCCTGGAAGAATAAGAACCG GTATCTGCCCGTGGTGGGGCACACGGACGGCACACTGTCGGTGCTGGAGTGGCTCTCATTGAAGACTTTCTTCCAAACGGAGGCGCACAGCCCGGGCCCCGTCACCGCCATCGCATCTACGTGGAACAGCATCGTGTCCTCGG GTGGGGACCTGACGGTAAAGATGTGGCGCGTTTTTCCCTACGCGGAGGAGAGCCTGAGCCTGCTGCGCACCTTCTCCTGCTGCTACCCAGCCGTGGCGCTCTGTGCGCTAGGCAGACGCATCACCGTGGGCTTCGAGGACCCAGACAGCGCTACCTACGGCCTGGTGCAGttcggcctgggtgacagcctgCGATTAGACCACCGACCCCAGGACGACCCCACGGACCACATCACCG GCCTGTGCTGCTGCCCAAGGCTCAAGCTGTATGcgtgctccagcctggactgCACCGTTCGCATCTGGACCGCTGAGAACAGCCTCCTGCG GCTCTTGCAGCTGAATGGTGCTCCTCAGGCCCTGGCTTTCCGCAGCAGCAATGGAGACCTGGTACTGGCACTGGGCTCccgcctctgcctggtgtcccataGGCTCTACCTGCCTACATCCTACCTGATTGAG AAGATGTGCTGGAAGGCCCCGGACGTAGTGGACGACCCTCCCCTGCCACTAACGAGCCAGGAGTCACTGACCTCCACCCAGCTGCAAAGGCTCACCAACCTCTATGGATCAGCCAGTCTCAG tgagaccttgtctctcatcCATCGTTGGAAGGCAACATCTCTGCGCCCGGTGCTGAAGGAG GACTTGGATGACCTAGTGGCCCGGGACCAAGACCTTCAGCAGTTGAGACTGGGGCTGGTGGTCCCAGCAGCCCGGCCCCCACCCTCCTGGCAGCAGTGCCAGGAAGCCTTTGACAATTACCTACGTCTGATCTACGGCTCTGGCCTGCTG GGCATGCAGTTCAGAAGGGAGTCCCAGCAGTGGAGCACCGGGACCCTCACAGTGGAGAGAGAGACCTGGGATATGTGTGCCCTACCCCAAGCTGCCCCCTGTCTTGGGCAGGCTGAGGTCAGCACTGCAGTCCAAACAGTGCCAACAGCCCTGTCCCCACAGGACCTGAGGGCCCTGTGCCAGCACTTCTCCCGGCCTCCCCAAGTCACAGTGCCTATCCTACCCACCCACCAGAGGGTGCACAGCAAGGCATCCCAG ATCCCACTGTTGCCAAAGAGACGTCCCCAGGAATCGCTCTCTAACCTCAGGGGCTTCTTTCCTGCCACCGTGCAGCCCCACAAG TACTACCCGAGGCCCATCTGCTTCCCCGGCTGCGTGCCCAACTCTGTGGTGCTGCAGCAGATGTGGCTGCCTGCGGAGGTCAGCGGCCTCAGATCCCTGACTCAGCTCGCCTCCCAGAGAAAGCTCAAG TCAGGAGCAAGCCAGGATGACCTGTGGCTGTGGCGCCCCAGGCCGTCCCAAGCCCAGTGGCAGAGGAAGCTGCTCCAGTGGCTGGGGGATAAGcctagggaggaggaggagaaagaggaggaagaggaggagaaggaggagctggACTGGGCCTTGGATTCCCTGAGCCTGCACTCCAACCAGCAGCTGAATTCCTGGGAACTAGAGGATCAG AGCTCTGTGCACTGGACCCTGGAGCCCCGGTGGCGCACCTGTGAGGCTGCCAGAACCCACCTTCATCCCTGGCACCATCATGGGCATGTGCTCTTCGATGAGCATTATGGGCATCTGCCCAAATTTCTGCGTTTCTTCATCTACCAGACCTGGTTCAAAAAGTTATTCCCCATCTTCAGCCTGCAG GTGTATCCGGAGGCGGGCACAGTGGAGGGCCTGGCCTCGATGTTGGTGGCCCTGCTGAAGGAGACCATGTGGGTGGACCGTGTACACATCCTCCAGGTGCTCCTGAGACTGCTGCCCGACATGAGCAGCGATCTCCACGGCCAGCTGCAGGGCCTGCTCATACACTTGCTCAACCTGGACCAGCCCCCCAGCCTCCAGGTGTGCCCCTCAAGCTGCCCCAGTCTCCCTCTCCGCCCACTTGCCCTCACCAACCACGTCCCCTGCCGGCCTCAGGACCAGACGCAGAAGACGTTCGTGATGCTGGCGCTGCAACTGCTCCTGGCCTGCTCCCTGGAGTCCCAGGACGTGGTGCTGGAGCTCATGTCCTACTTCCTCTACTCCCCGGTGCACTGCCG GCCAGAGCTCAAGAAGCTGCTGCATGGGCTGGGCCTTCAGGACCCGGAAGGCTTCCTGTTCGAGGAGATGATGACCTGGGCCCAGGACCCCAGCCTGGACTCCAAGGCCGCCCTGCGCACTCGCTGCTGCCAGAAACTGGAGGACATGATCCAGCAGCTTCAG GAGACCCCATCGCAGGCTTCAGTGGTCTCTGGGGCACCCAGGCGTGCTTCTGTGACACCCTTGGGCACCTCCTGGTCACCCTCAAGCATCTCCAGGAGGCTCTCAGAGGTCTCAGAGGTGCCCTTGGTGGTGGTTTCACCTGTGGAGCTGCACTCGTTAGCCCCAGAGCTCCAGGCCAATCGGACGCTGGCATCGGTGCACAGCTGGGGGACCCGCCGCATGCTCTCGGAGATGCTGCAGAGCTTCTGCCCAAAGTCCAAGGCATACCTGCGCCCTGCTGGAcctgctgagctgcctggagagCCACTGCCTCTGGAGGAGACTGACTGGTCGCACTCGCAGCTGCTGGACTTGGGTGCCATTGATGCGCTCAACTACTTCTGCGAGCAACTGCGGGTGCAGCCGTGGAGTGCCATCCGGAAAGAGGCAGCACACTTGTACCCGCCAGGGCTGGACTCAGTGGTGGCGGCACCCAATacggtggtggtggtgcctgACACGGTGGTGCCACCACCCCAGGAGCACTG GTACCACCCTATCCTCCGGCTGCAGGAAGCCAAGGAGCAGAGGTCTGCGAGGTCCACTATAGGACTGAGGG GCCCGATGCCATCCCGGCTCTGTGCCAGCCGCACCCTGGACGGCCCCATCCGGATGCTGAAGCTGCCACTGCCGCGTGTGGAGCTGCAGCCTTTTTCCCCTGACTGGCCCACGCCTGCCCGCCCGCTGCCCCCGAGGCTCCTGCAGCCTGCCCTGCAGCGCTACTTTCTGCCAGAAAATGCAGACCCTGACACCTACAGCTGA